The following are encoded in a window of Methylicorpusculum oleiharenae genomic DNA:
- the frr gene encoding ribosome recycling factor, with translation MISDIQQDAAKRMGKSVEALLHDFAKIRTGRAHPSLLDQVSVSYYGVPTPLSQVANIAIEDARTLAVTPWERNMVQAIEKAIMTSDLGLNPSTNGSVIRLPLPALTEERRRDLVKVVRHEAENGRVAIRNIRRDANSLIKEALKDKKISEDDARAAEEKIQKLTDQYIKDIEKHLEVKEADLLSI, from the coding sequence ATGATAAGTGATATTCAACAGGATGCAGCGAAAAGGATGGGTAAAAGCGTGGAAGCATTGCTCCATGATTTCGCAAAAATAAGAACAGGACGTGCACACCCCAGTTTATTGGATCAGGTCAGTGTTTCTTATTATGGCGTGCCCACGCCATTGTCTCAGGTCGCCAACATAGCGATAGAAGATGCACGGACATTGGCAGTGACTCCCTGGGAACGAAACATGGTGCAAGCGATTGAAAAAGCCATCATGACTTCGGATCTGGGTTTGAATCCTTCAACGAATGGGTCGGTCATTCGTTTACCTTTACCGGCTTTGACTGAAGAGCGCCGTCGCGATTTGGTGAAAGTGGTTAGGCATGAAGCTGAAAATGGACGCGTTGCCATACGCAATATTCGCCGTGATGCAAATTCTTTAATTAAAGAAGCGTTAAAAGATAAAAAGATTTCAGAAGACGACGCCAGAGCGGCAGAAGAGAAAATCCAAAAACTGACCGATCAATACATCAAAGATATTGAGAAACATCTGGAAGTTAAAGAAGCGGATTTATTGTCTATCTAA
- the map gene encoding type I methionyl aminopeptidase, whose protein sequence is MSISIKTPSEIEKMRVAGRLAAEVLEMIEPYVLPGVTTNELDRICHDYIVEQQMAIPAPLNYRGFPKSICTSINHVVCHGIPSDKKLKEGDIVNVDITVIKDDYHGDTSKMFCVGKVSQHAKRLISITQQALYIGTEQVKPGATLGDIGHAIQKFAESNHYSVVREFCGHGIGKNFHEEPQVLHYGKQGEGITLEPGMIFTIEPMLNQGKRNVKVLSDGWTAVTKDRSLSAQWEHTILVTDRGHEVLTLRKEEQ, encoded by the coding sequence ATGTCGATCTCAATAAAAACTCCCAGTGAAATTGAAAAAATGCGTGTCGCAGGCAGACTGGCCGCGGAGGTTCTGGAAATGATTGAACCTTATGTATTACCTGGTGTAACAACGAATGAACTGGATCGAATCTGTCATGATTATATCGTCGAACAGCAAATGGCCATCCCTGCCCCGCTCAATTACAGGGGCTTTCCAAAATCGATTTGCACTTCCATCAATCACGTTGTTTGTCACGGCATCCCATCAGATAAAAAATTAAAAGAAGGCGACATCGTCAATGTTGATATCACTGTGATCAAAGACGATTACCACGGGGATACCAGCAAAATGTTCTGCGTAGGCAAAGTGAGTCAGCACGCCAAGCGCTTGATATCGATTACGCAGCAAGCGCTTTATATCGGGACAGAACAAGTCAAACCGGGCGCTACATTAGGTGATATTGGTCATGCCATTCAAAAATTTGCCGAATCGAATCACTATTCGGTCGTACGCGAATTTTGTGGTCATGGCATAGGCAAAAATTTTCATGAAGAACCCCAGGTGCTTCATTACGGAAAACAGGGGGAAGGCATAACGCTTGAACCCGGCATGATTTTTACGATAGAACCCATGCTCAATCAGGGCAAACGTAACGTTAAAGTCCTGTCAGACGGCTGGACAGCTGTCACAAAAGACCGCAGCCTTTCCGCTCAATGGGAGCATACCATTCTGGTAACCGATCGAGGACATGAGGTGCTGACCCTTCGCAAGGAGGAACAGTGA
- a CDS encoding PilZ domain-containing protein yields MEKKIYPHVSIHLPVFITNVEGIRFKVVAFDMSNEGFSFKCSTNQRNLITPGGCFIHNKRPMELDVRLILPASADNNGSEGVSARCHVIYSRRIARDDCEIGVRYFNIEASGFDKLLGFLDSRLVNDVPVESIPPVKAAVRRQVLSDTA; encoded by the coding sequence ATGGAAAAAAAAATATACCCCCACGTTTCAATCCATTTGCCAGTCTTTATTACCAATGTGGAAGGTATTCGCTTTAAAGTAGTTGCTTTTGATATGAGCAATGAGGGTTTCTCATTCAAATGCAGTACAAATCAACGCAATCTGATTACTCCGGGCGGATGCTTTATTCATAACAAAAGGCCTATGGAGTTGGATGTCCGGCTGATTTTGCCGGCATCAGCCGATAACAATGGTTCTGAAGGTGTCAGTGCGCGTTGCCATGTTATTTATTCGCGAAGAATCGCGCGCGACGATTGTGAAATCGGTGTCCGTTACTTTAATATTGAGGCAAGCGGTTTCGATAAGTTGCTCGGTTTTCTGGATTCCCGGTTAGTTAACGATGTGCCGGTAGAATCCATTCCTCCAGTCAAAGCTGCCGTAAGAAGGCAGGTTCTCAGCGATACTGCATAA
- the glnD gene encoding [protein-PII] uridylyltransferase — protein sequence MTLTDITPELFNQPDCIAQFKQIIKNKNATLKQDFAPQNPVAHLLFEKADFVDHLLVCAWVHYLRTAAKDLSLIAVGGYGRKELFPYSDIDIVILLPPDSAPDIQDRLTNFCNFLWDIGLKPGLSVRTVNECIQAAKDDQTVMTSLLETRLISGSQRLYEKVLEPIKKKEIWPSAEFFPAKLLEQEQRYFKFHDTAYNLEPNIKEGPGGLRDMQIIAWVFKRHYNSTTLKELIKYDFLPESEYDELISLRSTLWSIRYALQLLTGRDENRLLFDFQHDLSIQFGFIDANINHGVEQFMQYYYKTVVGLERLNEMLLQLFNERFLCTETTYQHINTRDSKLIVINGYLEAENEQLFEKNPLALLEIFLILQQNVSLKGIRAKTIRLIRKSLHLIDDTFRKDKNANHLFIEILRQPQGITHELRRMNRYGVLAAYLPSFAHIVARMQYDLFHVYTVDEHTLFVIRNLRRFSLDKHINELPFCNDVYLMIGKPELLYIAALFHDIAKGMGGDHSTIGEDIAREFCIQHDLSKHDIKLVTWLVRNHLIMSMTAQRKDISDPEIIHEFAQCVGSIEYLNYLYLLTVADIRATNPELWNSWKDALLKELYNATYSALHRGLKVPINIHDRLEETKNEALEELIKLGLTREHVLASWKHASDDYFLRYSVDEITWHTIAISSCDEKDLPLVLLRPQTQRGSAEVFVYTHNENHIFSISTETLDQLGLTILDARIVTTHDQYVLNSFQILEQTGEPIIDLYREIHICSSLRKNLKEHTITKQKNIRRQSRQARHFPIPTTVFFHEDPLHKCTILELITTDHAGLLSTIGQIFNRNDIRLHDAKITTIGSRAEDMFYITDDQTKPIRNMKKLAKLENDIINSLRSIS from the coding sequence GTGACATTAACTGACATAACGCCTGAGCTATTTAATCAGCCGGATTGTATTGCTCAGTTTAAACAGATTATAAAGAATAAGAACGCCACGCTTAAACAGGACTTCGCTCCCCAAAATCCTGTTGCGCACTTGCTGTTTGAAAAAGCCGATTTTGTTGATCATTTACTCGTCTGCGCCTGGGTACATTACCTGAGGACTGCGGCAAAAGACTTGAGTTTGATCGCTGTTGGCGGCTATGGCCGCAAGGAATTATTCCCCTACTCCGATATCGATATCGTCATTCTCCTTCCTCCTGACTCGGCGCCAGACATTCAGGACAGACTGACCAATTTTTGTAATTTTCTGTGGGACATTGGCCTGAAGCCAGGCTTGAGTGTGCGTACTGTAAATGAATGCATACAGGCAGCGAAAGACGACCAGACAGTCATGACCAGCCTCCTGGAAACCCGGCTTATTTCCGGTAGCCAAAGGCTTTACGAAAAAGTACTGGAACCCATTAAAAAGAAAGAAATATGGCCTTCGGCAGAATTCTTTCCCGCCAAATTGCTTGAACAGGAACAGCGCTACTTCAAATTCCATGATACCGCTTACAACCTAGAGCCCAACATTAAAGAAGGTCCAGGCGGATTGCGTGACATGCAAATTATTGCCTGGGTATTCAAACGACATTACAACTCAACCACGCTTAAAGAACTGATCAAATACGATTTTTTACCCGAATCGGAATACGATGAACTGATCAGTTTACGCAGCACACTCTGGAGCATTCGATACGCGCTGCAGTTACTGACCGGGCGCGATGAAAACCGCTTGTTGTTTGATTTCCAGCATGACTTGTCGATACAGTTCGGCTTTATTGATGCCAACATCAATCATGGCGTGGAACAGTTCATGCAATACTACTACAAGACCGTTGTTGGCCTGGAACGTCTCAATGAAATGTTGCTGCAACTGTTTAACGAACGATTCCTCTGCACAGAAACGACTTACCAGCATATCAACACCCGCGACTCTAAACTGATTGTGATCAACGGTTATCTGGAGGCGGAGAACGAGCAGCTATTCGAGAAAAATCCGCTTGCACTGCTTGAGATTTTCCTGATCCTGCAACAGAACGTTTCCTTGAAAGGGATCAGAGCCAAGACAATCAGGCTTATTCGTAAAAGCCTGCATTTGATCGATGACACGTTCCGGAAAGACAAAAACGCCAATCATTTGTTCATAGAAATATTGCGCCAGCCTCAGGGTATCACCCATGAGCTTCGCCGCATGAACCGCTACGGGGTTTTGGCCGCCTACCTGCCCAGTTTTGCCCATATCGTCGCACGCATGCAGTATGACTTGTTTCATGTCTATACCGTTGATGAACACACCTTGTTTGTGATCAGAAATTTACGCCGATTTTCTCTGGATAAACATATCAACGAGCTCCCCTTTTGTAATGACGTTTATTTGATGATCGGCAAACCGGAATTGCTTTACATAGCAGCATTATTCCACGACATTGCCAAAGGCATGGGCGGCGACCATTCGACCATAGGTGAAGATATAGCAAGAGAATTCTGCATACAGCATGACTTGTCAAAACACGATATTAAATTGGTAACCTGGCTGGTCAGAAATCATCTGATCATGTCTATGACGGCCCAACGCAAAGACATCAGCGACCCTGAAATCATTCATGAGTTCGCTCAGTGTGTAGGCAGTATTGAATATTTGAATTATCTCTATTTACTGACTGTCGCGGATATCCGGGCCACCAATCCAGAGCTTTGGAATTCATGGAAAGACGCCTTGCTGAAAGAGCTTTATAACGCAACCTATAGCGCATTACACCGGGGTCTCAAAGTTCCGATCAATATTCATGACCGGCTTGAAGAAACGAAAAATGAAGCCCTTGAAGAATTGATCAAGCTGGGTTTAACTCGAGAACATGTTTTGGCGTCATGGAAACATGCGAGTGATGACTATTTTTTGCGTTATTCGGTTGATGAGATTACCTGGCATACGATAGCTATCTCATCCTGCGATGAAAAAGACTTGCCGCTAGTCCTGCTTCGCCCTCAAACACAGCGAGGCAGCGCTGAAGTATTCGTCTATACCCATAATGAAAACCATATTTTCTCAATCAGCACAGAAACGCTGGATCAGCTGGGCTTGACTATTTTAGATGCACGTATTGTAACGACTCATGACCAGTATGTGCTTAACAGCTTTCAGATCTTGGAACAAACCGGCGAACCAATTATCGACTTGTACAGAGAAATTCATATTTGCTCTTCATTACGCAAGAACCTGAAAGAGCACACGATCACCAAACAAAAAAACATACGGCGCCAATCCAGACAGGCCAGACATTTCCCAATACCGACCACGGTATTTTTTCACGAGGACCCGCTGCACAAATGCACCATCCTCGAATTGATTACGACCGATCACGCGGGACTCCTGTCAACTATCGGGCAGATTTTCAATCGTAATGACATACGGTTACACGACGCCAAAATTACCACTATCGGCAGCCGTGCTGAAGATATGTTTTATATCACTGACGACCAAACCAAACCGATCAGAAACATGAAGAAGTTGGCGAAGCTGGAAAACGACATTATTAACAGCTTGCGATCGATCAGTTAA
- the pyrH gene encoding UMP kinase gives MTKLICQRILLKLSGEALMSEKGGSIDAEIVKRLATEIKELCEAGIEVGLVIGGGNILRGAQKASEGLDRVTGDQMGMLATVINALAMQDALEFLGLQVRVMSALKINQVCEDYIRRRAVRHLEKGRVVIFAAGTGNPFFTTDSAASLRAIEINAQLMIKATKVKGVYSADPEKVKDAQFYSRLTYDDALDQRLNVMDTTALVLCRDNNLPMRVMNIFEQGAVMRLMQGEDIGSLIER, from the coding sequence ATGACAAAACTTATCTGCCAAAGAATTTTATTAAAATTAAGCGGTGAAGCATTGATGAGCGAGAAGGGAGGCAGCATCGATGCAGAAATTGTCAAACGATTGGCCACCGAAATAAAGGAGCTATGTGAAGCAGGTATAGAAGTCGGTTTGGTTATTGGCGGCGGTAACATTTTACGAGGCGCCCAAAAAGCATCTGAAGGCTTGGATCGGGTTACCGGTGATCAGATGGGAATGCTGGCCACGGTGATCAATGCCTTGGCTATGCAGGATGCGCTGGAATTTTTAGGTTTACAAGTGCGCGTAATGTCGGCGCTAAAGATTAATCAGGTTTGCGAGGACTATATTCGCCGCAGAGCTGTCAGGCATTTGGAAAAAGGCCGCGTGGTTATTTTTGCTGCCGGAACCGGTAATCCCTTTTTTACGACCGACTCGGCAGCCAGTCTCAGGGCCATTGAAATCAATGCGCAACTGATGATTAAGGCGACCAAAGTAAAAGGCGTTTATTCTGCAGATCCCGAAAAAGTCAAAGATGCCCAATTCTATTCAAGACTGACATACGATGATGCATTGGATCAGCGACTGAATGTAATGGATACGACAGCCTTGGTTTTATGCCGTGACAACAATTTGCCTATGCGGGTTATGAATATATTCGAACAAGGTGCCGTGATGAGGCTGATGCAGGGCGAAGACATTGGTTCTCTAATTGAACGTTGA
- a CDS encoding multicopper oxidase domain-containing protein — MSKRYLSSLCGGLALVIPLGVNAATDLPPSAKVEMGPQEEICSNFISPEWRKEQTVDGIKIQASNVCTPDNPADIAAFVKGTNNISMDTLMETQLAADAITKSNDEDGDGDPDHIIIKLEIVELNGHSPDMTDPTTTFDIAPGVQPTFWVFAPKTRDMSTLSLYEPQANPLLRVPSPTIRVEQGDTVWIVVENTHYLPHSLHLHGIDHPFMDHGGGGNDGVGQTSEMDIMPGESKTYVIKPRQPGTMYYHCHVQPHVHIPMGLQGIFVVEENRPNNWVQTFNVGAGQVRSPSVAVLEKYQREYDLHYETADKELHSDIARSANDPRIISKRLNMEYDITDATDDYFMLNGRSFPYTLRESLIEMGVGEKVKLRIMNGGTETLAMHIHGHKPTATHYDGVDNGPGSYITRDVHGITPAQRLDLELDGTDDGLHSFGEGIWMFHDHVEKAFTTDGVGEGGDISLVVYKGYLDEKGIPKAHGMSLAPYFTKEFWKRTYPMWQDYDSWKSLGLPDMNADYKPGKVAVMTEVVGPGGQQIASQTGNEPSFIGRLLSGFVLGILAYLLFVYRELIFKFVGGLIGKTQS, encoded by the coding sequence ATGAGTAAACGTTATTTATCCAGTCTCTGCGGAGGCTTGGCGCTCGTTATTCCATTAGGAGTAAACGCCGCAACCGATCTGCCACCTTCAGCAAAAGTTGAAATGGGTCCCCAGGAAGAGATTTGCTCAAATTTTATATCTCCTGAATGGCGTAAAGAACAAACAGTCGACGGCATTAAAATCCAGGCTTCCAATGTCTGTACTCCGGATAATCCTGCTGATATTGCCGCTTTTGTAAAAGGTACCAACAACATTTCCATGGATACACTCATGGAAACTCAATTGGCCGCCGACGCGATAACCAAATCAAACGACGAAGATGGCGATGGCGATCCGGATCACATCATAATTAAATTGGAAATTGTCGAACTGAACGGTCATTCTCCGGACATGACCGACCCCACAACAACCTTTGATATTGCCCCCGGCGTCCAACCTACTTTTTGGGTATTTGCCCCAAAAACCAGAGACATGTCAACGCTGAGTCTATATGAACCGCAAGCAAATCCGTTATTAAGAGTACCGTCTCCAACCATTAGAGTTGAACAGGGCGACACTGTCTGGATAGTTGTTGAAAACACCCATTATCTGCCGCATTCGCTTCATCTTCACGGCATTGACCACCCCTTTATGGATCATGGCGGCGGCGGTAACGACGGCGTCGGTCAAACCAGCGAAATGGATATCATGCCAGGTGAAAGCAAGACCTACGTAATTAAACCCCGCCAACCGGGCACGATGTACTATCACTGCCACGTACAACCTCATGTCCATATTCCCATGGGTTTACAAGGCATCTTTGTCGTTGAAGAAAACCGGCCAAACAACTGGGTTCAAACTTTCAACGTAGGCGCAGGACAAGTCCGCAGTCCTTCCGTGGCAGTACTTGAAAAATATCAACGGGAATATGATTTACATTACGAAACCGCCGACAAGGAATTGCATTCGGATATAGCCAGATCAGCCAATGATCCGCGAATCATATCCAAACGTTTAAACATGGAATATGACATCACGGACGCAACTGATGATTACTTCATGCTGAATGGCCGTTCTTTCCCCTATACTTTGCGAGAGTCTCTCATCGAAATGGGCGTGGGTGAAAAAGTAAAATTAAGAATCATGAATGGCGGAACCGAAACCCTGGCAATGCACATCCATGGCCACAAACCGACAGCGACTCATTATGACGGGGTAGACAATGGCCCGGGCTCTTATATAACCCGAGACGTCCACGGCATCACTCCGGCTCAAAGACTCGATCTTGAACTGGATGGGACGGATGACGGACTGCACAGCTTCGGCGAGGGCATTTGGATGTTCCATGACCATGTGGAAAAGGCGTTTACCACGGATGGCGTAGGTGAAGGCGGAGATATCAGCCTGGTTGTCTACAAAGGCTACCTTGATGAAAAAGGCATACCAAAGGCGCATGGCATGAGTCTGGCGCCTTATTTCACCAAAGAGTTCTGGAAAAGAACATACCCCATGTGGCAAGACTACGATTCATGGAAAAGCCTAGGCTTACCTGATATGAACGCAGATTATAAACCTGGAAAAGTGGCGGTCATGACTGAGGTAGTCGGGCCGGGTGGACAACAAATTGCCTCACAAACTGGAAATGAGCCTTCCTTTATAGGCCGTTTACTATCCGGTTTTGTTCTAGGTATCCTGGCTTATTTGCTGTTTGTCTACAGAGAGTTAATATTCAAATTTGTAGGTGGACTGATAGGTAAAACACAATCGTAA
- the tsf gene encoding translation elongation factor Ts, whose amino-acid sequence MSISAGMVKELRERTGSGMMECKKALVEANGDLELAIENMRKAGLAKADKKSGRIAAEGLIGAKIASDGKTAAIVDLNCETDFVAKGEDFIGFLNNIATALLTSDVETPEQLQEMKLESGKTVDEVRRELIAKLGENITIRRFETYKLSEGGASCYLHGSKIGVLVELAKADDALGKDIAMHVAACKPVCVSDDQVSQDEINKEKDIFSAQALESGKPAEIIEKMISGRISKFLAEITLLGQPFVKDDKTTVGQLLKSKGNSVIRFTRFEVGEGIEKKEENFAEEVMAQVRGA is encoded by the coding sequence ATGAGTATTAGTGCAGGCATGGTTAAAGAACTGCGGGAAAGAACCGGTTCAGGGATGATGGAATGCAAAAAAGCATTGGTTGAAGCAAATGGAGATCTGGAGCTCGCAATCGAAAACATGCGTAAAGCCGGCTTAGCCAAAGCCGATAAAAAATCCGGTCGTATAGCGGCTGAAGGACTGATCGGAGCTAAAATCGCAAGTGACGGCAAAACCGCAGCGATCGTCGATCTTAACTGCGAAACCGATTTTGTTGCCAAGGGTGAAGATTTCATCGGTTTCCTGAACAACATCGCAACTGCATTGTTGACTTCAGACGTTGAAACGCCTGAACAACTTCAGGAAATGAAGCTGGAATCCGGCAAAACAGTGGATGAAGTGCGTCGTGAGTTAATCGCCAAATTAGGTGAAAATATTACCATTAGACGCTTTGAAACTTACAAATTATCTGAGGGCGGTGCTTCATGCTATCTGCATGGAAGCAAAATTGGCGTATTGGTAGAATTGGCCAAAGCCGATGATGCCTTGGGTAAAGACATTGCCATGCACGTTGCTGCCTGCAAACCGGTTTGTGTATCGGATGACCAGGTTTCTCAGGACGAGATCAATAAAGAAAAAGACATTTTCTCGGCGCAAGCACTGGAAAGTGGCAAACCTGCCGAGATTATCGAAAAGATGATCAGTGGCCGGATTAGCAAATTTTTGGCCGAGATTACCCTGTTAGGCCAACCTTTTGTAAAAGACGACAAAACTACGGTAGGCCAGTTGCTGAAATCTAAAGGCAATAGCGTCATTCGTTTTACCCGTTTTGAAGTCGGCGAAGGTATCGAGAAAAAAGAAGAGAATTTTGCTGAAGAAGTAATGGCTCAAGTTAGAGGCGCTTAA
- a CDS encoding isoprenyl transferase: MSADASTSLPSESNPRHIAIIMDGNGRWAQKRMMPRAMGHKAGVKAVRAIVDYCARHNIEVLTLFAFSSENWRRPVEEVSMLMSLFISTLQKEINKLDKNNVRVRFIGDRAAFSEQLRSKITEGEIQTQNNTGLTLVVAANYGGRWDLSQAFQKIAGKVSEGELLIQNVDEQCIDQHLSTADLPEPDLFIRTGGEQRVSNFLLWQLAYTELYFTPTLWPDFNQNALEEAIKSFKTRQRRFGHTGEQVLNKTITL; encoded by the coding sequence ATGTCTGCTGATGCATCGACATCCCTACCGTCAGAGTCAAATCCTCGCCATATCGCCATTATTATGGATGGTAACGGCCGCTGGGCGCAAAAACGAATGATGCCGCGCGCCATGGGGCACAAAGCCGGTGTCAAGGCGGTCAGGGCCATCGTCGATTATTGTGCCCGGCACAACATTGAGGTGCTGACCTTGTTCGCGTTCAGTAGTGAAAATTGGCGGAGGCCGGTTGAAGAGGTGTCGATGCTGATGAGTTTGTTTATTTCGACATTACAAAAAGAAATTAACAAGCTCGATAAAAATAACGTGCGTGTTCGTTTTATCGGCGATAGAGCGGCATTTTCAGAGCAATTACGGTCAAAGATCACTGAAGGTGAAATTCAAACTCAAAATAATACGGGTTTGACCTTGGTCGTCGCTGCCAATTACGGTGGACGATGGGATTTGTCTCAGGCTTTTCAGAAGATAGCGGGCAAAGTCAGTGAAGGCGAACTGTTAATCCAGAATGTTGACGAACAGTGTATCGATCAGCATTTATCCACAGCAGACCTTCCTGAACCGGATTTGTTTATCAGAACCGGTGGAGAGCAGCGGGTCAGCAATTTTCTTTTGTGGCAACTGGCTTACACCGAACTTTATTTTACGCCTACGCTTTGGCCGGACTTTAATCAGAACGCCTTGGAAGAGGCCATTAAAAGTTTTAAAACGCGTCAACGCCGATTTGGCCATACCGGTGAACAAGTGCTTAATAAAACAATTACCTTATAA
- a CDS encoding UbiH/UbiF/VisC/COQ6 family ubiquinone biosynthesis hydroxylase — translation MTTKLNFDVIVVGGGMVGAAVACALGGSSLSVAVIEQMEPQSFGQDQPHDLRVSALSIASKRILETLGAWQGVISRRYCPFRRMRVWETAGDTEFCSDDIGYSELGFIVENRITQLALLERLKDFSNVTLICPAAIKNIEYDPLASVECSTIVLDDGRELTAKLVVAADGGQSRIRQKVGLGVTSWDYKQHAMVIYVETHYPQQDITWQRFLPSGPQAFLPLNGPFASLVWYNSVDEIQRLKSLPHAQLMVELKEAFPECLGELKAILGTASFPLKRQHAQDYVKQGIALVGDAAHMINPLAGQGVNIGLLDAAALGEVVLDAYRSGEFIGDIRVLKRYEKLRKLENLRMMTVMDAFYQIFSNKILPLKIIRNFGLGLAGRIKPAKNKVMRHAMGLEGDLPKLARGEPIL, via the coding sequence ATGACGACGAAATTAAATTTTGATGTAATTGTTGTGGGTGGCGGGATGGTGGGTGCTGCAGTGGCCTGTGCCTTGGGCGGTAGTTCGCTTTCGGTTGCGGTAATTGAGCAAATGGAGCCTCAGTCATTTGGCCAGGACCAGCCCCACGATCTCAGGGTTTCCGCGCTCAGTATTGCGTCAAAACGCATTCTGGAGACCTTAGGCGCATGGCAGGGCGTAATTTCCAGGCGGTATTGCCCATTCCGGCGTATGAGGGTTTGGGAGACTGCGGGCGATACTGAGTTTTGCAGCGATGACATCGGTTATTCAGAGCTGGGTTTCATCGTTGAAAATAGAATTACCCAGTTGGCGTTACTGGAGCGTTTAAAGGATTTTTCCAATGTGACGCTCATCTGTCCGGCAGCCATAAAAAACATTGAATACGATCCTTTAGCTTCGGTGGAATGTTCAACCATTGTCCTTGACGATGGCCGTGAATTAACGGCAAAGCTCGTCGTGGCTGCTGATGGGGGTCAATCCAGAATCCGTCAAAAAGTCGGTCTGGGAGTTACCAGTTGGGACTACAAGCAGCATGCTATGGTCATTTATGTGGAAACACATTATCCGCAGCAAGACATTACCTGGCAGCGTTTTCTACCTTCCGGTCCTCAGGCCTTTCTTCCGTTGAATGGTCCTTTTGCTTCATTGGTTTGGTACAACTCGGTTGATGAGATTCAGCGATTGAAATCGCTTCCTCATGCACAATTGATGGTCGAGTTGAAAGAGGCTTTCCCGGAATGTCTGGGTGAATTGAAAGCTATTCTCGGCACGGCCAGCTTCCCGTTAAAAAGGCAGCATGCGCAAGATTATGTCAAACAAGGTATCGCTTTGGTGGGTGACGCAGCGCATATGATCAACCCTTTGGCCGGGCAAGGTGTCAACATCGGGTTGCTGGATGCGGCCGCTTTAGGCGAAGTGGTGTTGGATGCTTATCGAAGTGGAGAGTTTATCGGCGACATCCGGGTACTGAAACGTTATGAAAAATTACGTAAGCTGGAAAATCTGCGCATGATGACGGTGATGGATGCTTTTTATCAGATTTTCAGCAATAAAATATTGCCGTTAAAAATTATCAGGAATTTTGGCTTGGGTTTGGCTGGCCGCATCAAACCGGCAAAAAACAAAGTCATGCGACATGCAATGGGGTTGGAAGGGGATCTTCCTAAGCTGGCCAGAGGTGAGCCGATTCTTTAA
- the rpsB gene encoding 30S ribosomal protein S2, whose product MAAVSMRQMLEAGVHFGHQTRYWNPKMANYLFGARNKIHIINLEKTLPLFNDAMNYLGQMSANKGTILFVGTKKAARKAVAEEAKRCGMPYVNHRWLGGMLTNFKTIKKSINRLKELEAMKADGSLYHKFSKKEALGMEREMEKLDRSLGGIKDMKGIPDVLFIMDVGYEKNAISEAKKLGIPVVGIVDSNNSPDDIDYVIPGNDDSIRAVKLYCQSVADAVLEAKTAILDLSAQADDFVEESESASAE is encoded by the coding sequence ATGGCAGCAGTGTCAATGCGTCAAATGTTAGAAGCGGGTGTTCATTTTGGACACCAAACTCGTTACTGGAACCCCAAGATGGCTAACTATCTTTTTGGGGCTCGTAACAAGATCCATATCATCAATTTGGAAAAAACGCTTCCTCTGTTTAACGACGCAATGAATTACCTGGGTCAAATGTCTGCAAACAAGGGTACCATTCTGTTTGTAGGAACAAAAAAAGCAGCGCGTAAAGCAGTAGCCGAAGAGGCAAAGCGTTGTGGAATGCCTTATGTTAATCATCGTTGGTTGGGGGGCATGCTCACCAACTTCAAAACGATAAAAAAATCAATCAACCGTCTGAAAGAGCTGGAAGCAATGAAAGCGGATGGTTCGCTCTACCACAAATTCAGCAAAAAGGAAGCTTTGGGTATGGAGCGCGAAATGGAAAAACTGGATCGCAGCTTGGGTGGAATCAAAGACATGAAAGGCATTCCGGATGTGTTGTTCATCATGGATGTCGGCTATGAAAAAAATGCCATCAGTGAAGCCAAAAAACTGGGCATTCCAGTGGTCGGTATTGTCGATTCAAACAATTCACCCGATGACATCGATTATGTCATTCCTGGAAATGATGACTCTATCCGTGCAGTAAAACTGTATTGCCAAAGTGTCGCTGATGCAGTTCTGGAAGCAAAAACAGCAATTTTAGATCTTTCAGCGCAAGCAGATGATTTTGTAGAAGAATCAGAATCCGCTTCAGCTGAATAA